In one window of Hyla sarda isolate aHylSar1 chromosome 1, aHylSar1.hap1, whole genome shotgun sequence DNA:
- the MAB21L2 gene encoding protein mab-21-like 2, with product MIAAQAKLVYQLNKYYTERCQARKAAIAKTIREVCKVVSDVLKEVEVQEPRFISSLTEIDARYEGLEVVSPTEFEVVLYLNQMGVFNFVDDGSLPGCAVLKLSDGRKRSMSLWVEFITASGYLSARKIRSRFQTLVAQAVDKCSYRDVVKMIADTSEVRLRIRERYVVQITPAFKCTGIWPRSAAQWPLPHIPWPGPNRVAEVKAEGFNLLSKECYSLTGKQSSAESDAWVLQFAEAENRLLLGGCRNKCLSVLKTLRDRHLELPGQPLNNYHMKTLLLYECEKHPRETDWDEACLGDRLNGILLQLISCLQCRRCPHYFLPNLDLFQGKPHSALESAAKQTWRLAREILTNPKSLDKL from the coding sequence ATGATCGCCGCCCAGGCCAAGCTGGTCTACCAGCTCAACAAGTACTACACAGAGCGCTGCCAGGCCAGGAAGGCGGCCATCGCCAAGACCATCCGGGAGGTGTGCAAGGTGGTGTCCGATGTGCTGAAGGaggtggaggtgcaggagccccGCTTCATCAGCTCCCTCACCGAGATAGATGCCCGCTACGAGGGCCTGGAGGTGGTGTCCCCCACAGAGTTTGAAGTGGTCCTCTACCTCAACCAGATGGGGGTCTTCAACTTCGTGGACGACGGCTCCCTGCCGGGCTGCGCCGTACTGAAACTGAGCGATGGCCGGAAGCGCAGCATGTCCCTTTGGGTGGAGTTCATCACGGCCTCCGGGTACCTCTCGGCCAGGAAGATCCGCTCCCGCTTCCAGACCCTGGTGGCCCAGGCCGTGGACAAGTGCAGCTACCGGGACGTGGTGAAGATGATCGCGGACACGAGTGAGGTGAGGCTGCGCATCCGGGAGCGCTACGTGGTGCAGATCACCCCAGCCTTCAAGTGCACCGGCATCTGGCCCCGCAGCGCGGCGCAATGGCCCCTACCACACATCCCATGGCCGGGCCCCAACCGGGTGGCAGAGGTGAAAGCGGAGGGCTTCAACCTGCTCTCCAAGGAGTGCTACTCCCTGACCGGCAAGCAGAGCTCCGCGGAGAGTGACGCCTGGGTGCTCCAGTTCGCTGAGGCAGAGAACCGCCTGCTGCTGGGGGGCTGCAGGAACAAGTGCCTGTCCGTCCTCAAGACTCTGCGGGACCGGCACCTGGAGCTGCCCGGACAGCCCCTCAACAACTACCACATGAAGACCCTGCTGCTGTACGAGTGCGAGAAGCACCCGCGGGAGACGGACTGGGACGAGGCGTGCCTGGGGGACCGGCTGAAcggcatcctcctgcagctcatCTCCTGCCTGCAGTGCCGCAGGTGCCCGCACTACTTCCTGCCCAACCTCGACCTGTTCCAGGGCAAACCCCACTCCGCCTTAGAGAGTGCGGCCAAACAGACGTGGAGACTGGCACGGGAGATCCTCACCAACCCCAAGAGCCTGGATAAACTATGA